One segment of Cyanobium sp. ATX 6F1 DNA contains the following:
- a CDS encoding nitrate reductase associated protein, which yields MAPGAEGLHARDFAFEADFASNLRCIPMAVRRKLDLAGVKLKLSHWLALPEPERQTLVEWHDDPGSITDLRRHLLARTAALADGPARPLPPASEEPWQQWGSVPEAVLAACAPLGLQLDDVDWAGLDELQRFVLVKLSQPGHEHRNLAHALAEFLTEAERL from the coding sequence ATGGCACCGGGGGCTGAGGGGCTGCATGCACGCGATTTCGCCTTCGAGGCCGACTTCGCCTCGAACCTGCGCTGCATCCCGATGGCGGTGCGGCGCAAGCTCGATCTGGCCGGGGTGAAGCTGAAGCTCAGCCATTGGCTGGCGCTGCCGGAGCCGGAACGGCAAACCCTGGTGGAGTGGCACGACGACCCCGGCTCGATCACAGATCTGCGCCGGCATCTGCTGGCTCGCACGGCCGCCCTGGCGGACGGGCCCGCCCGCCCCCTGCCCCCCGCCAGCGAGGAGCCCTGGCAGCAATGGGGCAGCGTGCCCGAGGCCGTGTTGGCGGCTTGCGCCCCCCTGGGGCTGCAGCTCGATGACGTCGACTGGGCGGGGCTCGATGAACTGCAGCGGTTCGTGCTGGTGAAGCTCAGCCAACCAGGGCACGAGCACCGCAACCTGGCCCACGCCCTTGCTGAGTTCCTGACAGAAGCGGAGCGTTTGTAA
- a CDS encoding anthranilate phosphoribosyltransferase: protein MAAHGLRFRELLAKVGSGEHTSTGLSRGEAREAMDLMLAGEVGEAQLGAFLIAHRIRRPSPIELTGMLDSYRAHGPVLRSPGRRPLCFGVPYDGRSRTAPLVPLVALLLAASGQPVVLHGGDPMPVKYGVTLAELFAVLGIEWRGLTLAAVQARLDDHNLALTHQPLHFVAADRLRPVRDAIGKRPPVASLELLWTPHQGEHLLVSGFVHPPTESRAWEALAAAGESDLLTIKGLEGSTDLPTTRAGITARVRQGVVERLILHPRDHGIASEEVRWESLETWGSQALQALAGKGPLAEALVWNLGALLWLSEVCSGLEEGVQQARALLAARAGERLRAALAEAH, encoded by the coding sequence ATGGCAGCCCATGGCCTGCGCTTCCGTGAGTTGCTTGCCAAAGTGGGCAGTGGCGAGCACACCAGCACGGGCCTGAGCCGGGGCGAGGCCCGTGAGGCGATGGACCTGATGCTGGCCGGCGAGGTGGGGGAAGCCCAGCTTGGCGCCTTCCTGATCGCCCATCGGATCCGGCGCCCTTCGCCGATCGAGCTCACCGGCATGCTCGACAGTTACCGCGCCCATGGCCCGGTGTTGCGCAGTCCTGGCCGCAGGCCGCTCTGCTTCGGGGTGCCCTACGACGGACGCAGCCGCACGGCGCCCCTGGTGCCCCTGGTGGCGCTGTTGCTGGCGGCCAGCGGCCAGCCGGTGGTGCTCCACGGCGGCGATCCGATGCCGGTGAAGTACGGAGTCACCCTTGCCGAGCTTTTTGCGGTGCTGGGGATCGAGTGGCGGGGTCTGACGCTTGCGGCGGTGCAGGCGCGGCTCGATGATCACAACCTTGCCCTCACCCACCAGCCCCTGCACTTCGTCGCCGCCGATCGCCTCCGGCCGGTGCGCGACGCGATCGGCAAGCGTCCGCCGGTGGCCAGCCTGGAGCTGCTGTGGACACCCCATCAAGGCGAGCACCTGCTGGTGAGTGGTTTCGTTCACCCCCCCACCGAGAGCCGGGCCTGGGAAGCCCTCGCCGCCGCGGGCGAATCCGACCTGCTCACCATCAAGGGGCTTGAGGGCTCCACCGATCTGCCCACCACCCGCGCCGGCATCACCGCCCGGGTGCGCCAGGGGGTGGTGGAACGGCTGATCCTGCACCCCCGCGACCACGGCATCGCCAGCGAGGAGGTGCGCTGGGAGTCGCTCGAGACCTGGGGCTCCCAGGCCCTCCAGGCCCTGGCGGGGAAAGGGCCCCTGGCGGAGGCCCTGGTCTGGAACCTGGGGGCGCTGCTGTGGCTCTCGGAGGTCTGCTCAGGCCTGGAGGAAGGGGTGCAGCAGGCCAGGGCCCTGCTGGCGGCCCGGGCCGGTGAGCGCCTGCGGGCCGCTCTGGCGGAGGCGCACTGA
- a CDS encoding ferredoxin--nitrite reductase has product MTTPTTAPSPGTPAKRNKVEQAKADFCGLDLQPRLAELGQAGWESLDEATLTIHLKWLGIFFRPVTPGRFMVRLRLPNGLIQASQLEVLAEVLDRCGDHGSADITTRQNLQLRGLLLEDMAPLVAAMEAVGLTSRQSGHDNPRNVTGNPLAGIDPEEFVDTRPLVEAIQERLLGPEGPKNLPRKFNVAVGGAPDSFLLHNDLAFLPARHGDKLGFTVMVGGFFSAQRNELAMPLGLWLRGDQLPEFSLALLRHYERQGDRTNRNKTRLMYLIDALGLERYRSEVLDTYGELAGAAAAAAVPRHDGSHLVDRAPRDICGVHGQKQEGLYWVGLHVPMGRLEAESMVELARLAREYGTGELRLSESQNVLIAHVPQGRLEALLEEPLLERFQVTPGPLQAEAVSCTGNRYCSFALIPTKSTAQAVVDELEQRLELPHGVRTHWTGCPNACGQPYMGEIGLMGAKARLDGQMVEAVKIFLDGSMAGDPRLGELHETPVPLSQLPDVLEALLVERFGARRRTQPL; this is encoded by the coding sequence GTGACAACCCCCACCACCGCTCCTTCCCCCGGCACTCCGGCCAAGCGCAACAAAGTGGAGCAGGCCAAGGCCGACTTCTGCGGCCTTGATCTCCAGCCCCGGCTGGCCGAGCTTGGTCAAGCCGGCTGGGAATCCCTCGACGAAGCCACCCTCACCATCCATCTGAAGTGGCTGGGGATCTTCTTTCGGCCAGTGACCCCCGGTCGGTTCATGGTGCGGCTGCGGCTCCCCAATGGGCTGATCCAGGCGAGCCAGCTTGAGGTGCTGGCCGAGGTGTTGGACCGCTGCGGCGACCATGGCAGTGCCGACATCACCACCCGCCAGAACCTGCAGCTGCGGGGCTTGCTGCTCGAAGACATGGCGCCCCTGGTGGCGGCGATGGAGGCCGTGGGCCTGACCAGCCGGCAGTCCGGCCACGACAACCCCCGCAACGTCACCGGCAATCCCCTGGCGGGGATCGACCCGGAGGAGTTCGTCGACACCCGGCCGCTTGTGGAGGCGATTCAGGAACGGCTGCTCGGTCCGGAGGGTCCGAAGAATCTGCCGCGCAAGTTCAACGTGGCCGTGGGCGGCGCGCCCGACAGCTTCTTGCTCCACAACGATCTGGCCTTCCTGCCGGCCCGTCACGGCGACAAACTCGGCTTCACCGTGATGGTGGGGGGCTTCTTCTCGGCCCAGCGCAACGAGCTGGCCATGCCCCTGGGGCTGTGGCTGCGAGGCGATCAGTTGCCTGAGTTCAGCCTCGCGCTGCTGCGTCACTACGAGCGCCAGGGAGATCGCACCAACCGCAACAAGACCCGGTTGATGTATCTGATCGATGCCCTCGGCCTCGAGCGCTATCGCAGCGAGGTGCTTGACACCTACGGCGAGTTAGCCGGTGCGGCGGCAGCGGCGGCGGTGCCACGCCACGATGGCTCCCACCTGGTGGACCGTGCCCCGCGGGACATCTGTGGGGTCCATGGGCAGAAGCAGGAGGGCCTCTACTGGGTCGGCCTGCACGTGCCGATGGGCCGGCTGGAGGCCGAAAGCATGGTGGAGCTCGCCCGCCTGGCCCGGGAGTACGGCACGGGTGAACTGCGGTTGAGCGAAAGCCAGAATGTCCTGATCGCCCATGTGCCCCAGGGCCGGCTGGAGGCCCTGCTGGAGGAGCCCCTGCTGGAACGCTTCCAGGTGACCCCGGGGCCCCTGCAGGCCGAAGCGGTGAGCTGCACCGGCAACCGTTATTGCAGCTTCGCGCTCATCCCCACCAAGAGCACGGCCCAGGCGGTGGTCGATGAGCTGGAGCAGCGGCTGGAGCTGCCCCATGGGGTGCGCACCCACTGGACCGGCTGCCCCAACGCCTGCGGCCAGCCCTACATGGGCGAAATCGGTCTGATGGGTGCCAAAGCCCGCCTGGATGGCCAGATGGTGGAAGCGGTCAAGATCTTCCTGGACGGCTCCATGGCGGGGGATCCCCGCCTGGGCGAATTGCACGAAACGCCCGTACCGCTCAGCCAGCTGCCCGATGTGCTTGAGGCGCTGCTGGTGGAGCGTTTCGGGGCCCGGCGGCGAACGCAGCCCCTTTGA
- a CDS encoding CbiX/SirB N-terminal domain-containing protein: MHSFLNGAPADPPLPALLPPPGDGGRWPLLQQLRRLEPSELEPWLRALEAGSLASETDLLAVLADRLEGADAARLLVCWLNDHGPGGSRFGAPGEAEQLALIGRRRHPACARALRQAVEELERADLPLSAALLPPLGLQRDGDDFPLLARLAGDPGSRALRRGALEGLAVGLSAWPLAPLRQLLERLAEDLDGILAAQAVDLLARLPAGRAGLARLARRPLDPAVGARLHRRLAAAAASPLLLVVHGRSEGVIPPELLELAETLERRRGAPVRFQALTAATAVAAPAGTAMGNRPPWLLVPLLLLPGGHVRHDVPAIATAWRQAGPLRRLPFLGAWPAWQRALRAELAERAEQVQVTSVSNGLESPRLLHHPVEGELGQRYLRHLSKVTGAICVASPYSAADLEALTLAIPTGALPLTLAANRLTDSLGALLGPPLLQRPRFRALLLELLGELP; this comes from the coding sequence GTGCACAGCTTCTTGAACGGCGCCCCCGCGGATCCGCCGCTCCCCGCCCTCCTGCCGCCCCCCGGCGATGGCGGCCGCTGGCCGTTGCTGCAGCAGCTGCGGCGCCTGGAGCCCAGCGAGCTGGAGCCCTGGCTGCGGGCGCTGGAGGCGGGATCCCTCGCTTCCGAGACTGACCTGCTGGCGGTGCTGGCCGACCGGCTGGAGGGGGCCGATGCCGCGCGACTGCTGGTGTGCTGGCTCAACGACCATGGCCCCGGCGGGTCCCGCTTCGGGGCGCCCGGAGAGGCGGAGCAGCTGGCCCTGATCGGCCGCCGGCGCCACCCCGCCTGCGCCAGGGCCCTGCGCCAGGCGGTGGAGGAGTTGGAGCGCGCTGACCTTCCCCTGTCGGCGGCCCTGCTGCCGCCCCTGGGTCTGCAGCGGGATGGCGACGATTTCCCTTTACTGGCGCGGCTGGCCGGTGATCCAGGGTCGAGGGCCCTGCGCCGGGGAGCGCTCGAAGGGCTGGCGGTGGGGTTGAGCGCCTGGCCCCTCGCCCCCCTGCGTCAGCTCCTGGAGCGGCTGGCCGAGGATCTCGACGGCATCCTGGCCGCCCAGGCCGTGGATCTGCTGGCCCGTCTTCCCGCTGGCCGCGCCGGCCTGGCGCGTCTGGCCCGCCGCCCCCTGGATCCCGCCGTGGGCGCTCGCCTGCACAGGCGTCTGGCGGCAGCGGCGGCCAGCCCCCTGTTGCTGGTGGTGCACGGGCGCTCGGAAGGGGTGATTCCGCCGGAGCTGCTGGAACTGGCCGAGACCCTGGAGCGCCGCCGTGGGGCCCCGGTGCGCTTCCAGGCGCTCACGGCAGCAACGGCAGTGGCAGCACCGGCGGGCACGGCGATGGGGAACCGCCCCCCTTGGTTGCTGGTGCCGCTGTTGCTGCTCCCCGGCGGCCATGTGCGCCACGACGTGCCGGCGATCGCCACCGCCTGGCGCCAGGCGGGGCCGCTGCGGCGGCTGCCGTTTCTGGGGGCCTGGCCCGCCTGGCAGCGGGCCCTCAGGGCTGAACTGGCTGAACGGGCCGAGCAGGTCCAGGTGACCTCGGTGTCCAATGGCCTGGAGTCGCCCCGGTTGCTGCATCACCCCGTCGAGGGCGAACTGGGGCAGCGCTACCTGCGCCATCTGAGCAAGGTCACCGGGGCGATCTGCGTGGCCAGTCCATACAGTGCGGCAGATCTGGAGGCGTTGACGCTGGCGATCCCCACAGGCGCCCTGCCCCTCACCCTGGCGGCCAACCGACTCACCGACAGCCTGGGCGCTCTGCTCGGGCCGCCCCTGCTGCAGCGCCCCCGTTTCCGCGCGCTGCTGCTGGAGTTGTTGGGCGAGTTGCCATGA
- the cobA gene encoding uroporphyrinogen-III C-methyltransferase, which produces MSEPIPGKVYLVGAGPGDPELLTLKAHRLLRACDALVYDSLVPQELLELTPEHCERHFVGKRRGHHSVPQPSTNAVLVELAQRHRCVVRLKGGDPFLFGRGGEEAAHLARHGVPVEVVPGVTAGIAAPAYVGIPVTHRRAGSSVTFVTGHEEIDKGRPGVDWRGLARCSDGLVIYMGLHNLRRICEELMAGGLGATTPAAVIQQGTVNGQRELVTELAQLADRVEAEGFESPSIVVIGQVVEERVPSCAPAPADVELPIPF; this is translated from the coding sequence ATGAGTGAGCCGATCCCAGGCAAGGTGTACCTGGTGGGGGCGGGCCCGGGGGATCCGGAGCTGCTCACGCTCAAAGCCCATCGGCTCCTGCGCGCGTGCGATGCCCTCGTCTACGACTCCCTGGTGCCGCAGGAGCTGCTGGAACTCACGCCGGAGCATTGCGAGCGCCACTTCGTGGGCAAGCGCCGCGGCCACCATTCCGTGCCCCAGCCCAGCACCAACGCCGTGCTGGTGGAGCTGGCCCAGCGCCACCGCTGCGTGGTGCGGCTCAAAGGGGGCGACCCGTTCCTGTTCGGCCGCGGTGGCGAAGAGGCGGCCCACCTGGCCCGCCACGGGGTGCCGGTGGAGGTGGTGCCGGGTGTGACCGCCGGCATCGCGGCGCCCGCCTATGTGGGCATCCCGGTCACCCACCGCCGGGCGGGCTCGTCGGTCACCTTCGTGACCGGTCACGAGGAGATCGACAAGGGCCGGCCAGGGGTCGACTGGCGCGGTCTGGCCCGCTGCAGCGACGGGCTGGTGATCTACATGGGCCTGCACAACCTGCGCCGGATCTGCGAGGAACTGATGGCGGGAGGCCTGGGGGCCACCACGCCGGCGGCGGTGATCCAGCAGGGAACCGTGAACGGCCAGCGGGAGCTGGTCACGGAGCTGGCCCAGCTGGCCGACCGGGTGGAGGCGGAGGGTTTTGAGTCCCCCTCGATCGTGGTGATCGGCCAGGTGGTGGAGGAGCGGGTGCCGTCCTGCGCCCCCGCCCCCGCGGATGTGGAGCTGCCGATCCCCTTCTGA
- a CDS encoding zincin-like metallopeptidase domain-containing protein: MHGSMLKRQGQGRSGSFPVGEVRHCWRHGSPSTSSNFSLGHYAREALVAELGAVLLGDRLEIGSEIESHAAYLGHWIELLQESPRVLFQVLSEARQAADLNL, encoded by the coding sequence ATGCACGGGTCAATGCTCAAGAGGCAGGGGCAAGGAAGGAGCGGGAGTTTTCCGGTTGGTGAAGTTCGTCACTGCTGGCGACACGGCTCCCCGTCGACATCGTCGAATTTTTCACTAGGTCACTACGCCCGAGAGGCGCTGGTCGCTGAGCTCGGGGCGGTGCTGCTGGGTGATCGGCTGGAGATCGGCAGCGAGATCGAGAGCCATGCCGCCTATCTGGGCCACTGGATTGAGCTGCTGCAGGAATCACCCAGGGTTCTGTTCCAGGTGCTCAGCGAGGCGCGGCAGGCGGCGGATCTGAATCTGTAG
- a CDS encoding GNAT family N-acetyltransferase produces MAPPLQIRPFEPADWPGVWRLLEPVLRAGETFPHDPAISETEARGLWVEQSQAVMVALDATGALVGTYYLRPNSLCLGAHVANAGYVVAEPCRGQGLGSCLCQHSLQAARQLGFRAMQFNLVVSTNTAGLRCWERNGFRTVGVLPGAFRHKQRGYVDALVMVQALVEAQAQPREHPPTALASKP; encoded by the coding sequence ATGGCACCTCCGCTGCAGATCCGCCCTTTTGAGCCGGCCGACTGGCCGGGGGTGTGGCGCCTGCTGGAGCCGGTGTTGCGCGCCGGCGAAACCTTTCCCCACGACCCGGCGATCAGCGAAACCGAGGCGAGGGGCCTGTGGGTGGAGCAGAGCCAGGCGGTGATGGTGGCGCTCGATGCCACCGGGGCCCTGGTGGGCACCTACTACCTCAGGCCCAATTCCCTGTGCCTGGGTGCCCACGTGGCCAATGCCGGCTATGTGGTGGCGGAGCCGTGCCGGGGGCAAGGCCTCGGCAGCTGCCTCTGCCAGCACTCGCTCCAGGCTGCCCGGCAGCTCGGGTTTCGGGCGATGCAGTTCAACCTGGTGGTGAGCACCAACACCGCCGGCCTGCGCTGCTGGGAGCGCAACGGCTTCCGCACCGTCGGCGTGCTGCCCGGGGCATTTCGCCACAAACAACGGGGCTATGTGGATGCCCTGGTGATGGTTCAGGCGCTGGTGGAGGCTCAGGCTCAGCCCAGGGAACATCCACCTACCGCCCTAGCCTCAAAGCCCTGA
- a CDS encoding SemiSWEET family sugar transporter, with translation MAQPSTTIDLLGYGAATLTTLSFIPQAIKTLRRGDTRGISLSMYSLFTSGIALWLVYGVLTRNGPLMVANAVTVVLAGLILQHKLRDRLKEWRQPPHRATDQDD, from the coding sequence ATGGCTCAACCATCAACAACCATTGACCTGCTGGGCTACGGGGCCGCCACGCTGACCACCCTGAGCTTCATTCCGCAGGCGATCAAGACACTGAGACGCGGGGACACCCGTGGCATCTCCCTGAGCATGTACAGCCTGTTCACCAGCGGCATTGCCCTGTGGCTTGTCTACGGCGTGTTGACGCGCAACGGCCCGCTGATGGTCGCCAATGCCGTCACCGTCGTGCTGGCCGGCCTGATTCTTCAGCACAAGCTGCGCGACCGGTTGAAGGAATGGCGCCAACCTCCCCATCGAGCAACAGATCAAGACGACTGA
- a CDS encoding transglutaminase family protein, protein MLFQIRHALRYVYDRPVFLEPMTVRLTPQQNGHQRLVQHHLHVREEPAGMSRIVEPDGTDALVVWFDRERAELEIEMESVVETLLENPFGWIETHGAAQKLPVAYPIEAADSLAPTMGAATSGSVRVWAEALAEAADRSTTAFLMRLADEIHSGFHHVGRLDGDPMTAEQTLQTRSGACRDTATLFVEACRSQGLAARFVSGYSMHHPPEVSEHELHAWAEVYLPGGGWRGYDPSLGLAVADGHVALAAAPDHRLAAPVTGTYRGTGVGSQMTYSVSVKATEAEPELEWAP, encoded by the coding sequence ATGCTGTTCCAGATCCGACATGCGCTGCGCTACGTCTACGACCGCCCGGTGTTCCTGGAGCCGATGACGGTGCGGCTCACCCCGCAGCAGAACGGCCACCAGCGGCTGGTGCAGCATCACTTGCATGTGAGGGAGGAGCCCGCCGGCATGAGCCGGATCGTGGAACCCGACGGCACCGATGCGCTCGTGGTCTGGTTCGACCGGGAGCGGGCGGAACTGGAGATCGAGATGGAATCGGTGGTGGAAACCCTGCTCGAGAACCCCTTCGGCTGGATCGAGACCCATGGGGCGGCCCAGAAGCTCCCCGTGGCCTACCCGATTGAGGCGGCCGACTCCCTGGCGCCGACCATGGGAGCGGCGACATCAGGATCGGTGCGGGTCTGGGCGGAGGCCCTGGCCGAGGCGGCTGATCGATCGACCACGGCCTTTCTGATGCGGCTGGCCGACGAGATCCACTCGGGCTTTCACCATGTCGGACGGCTGGATGGCGATCCGATGACGGCGGAGCAGACCTTGCAGACCCGCAGCGGTGCCTGCCGCGACACGGCCACCCTGTTCGTCGAGGCCTGCCGCAGCCAGGGTCTCGCGGCCCGCTTCGTGAGTGGCTATTCGATGCACCATCCCCCTGAGGTGAGCGAACACGAGCTGCATGCCTGGGCGGAGGTCTACCTGCCGGGCGGCGGCTGGCGCGGCTACGACCCCAGCCTCGGCCTCGCCGTCGCCGATGGCCATGTGGCCCTCGCCGCCGCGCCCGATCACCGGCTGGCGGCTCCGGTCACGGGCACCTACCGCGGCACGGGAGTGGGCTCGCAGATGACCTACAGCGTGAGCGTCAAGGCGACGGAGGCGGAGCCTGAGCTGGAGTGGGCACCTTGA
- a CDS encoding flavin reductase family protein, with amino-acid sequence MPRPIAWVSSISGEGQPNLAPFSFFNAVSDQPAVLMVSIGARPDREKDTLRNIRQTRCFAVHGVDERLAGAMNITATDFPPGSNEFEAAGLIAVPGTTFTMALGQVVMVHVQERCLGDVFELVRPRLGLPHSGDAQRDGQRRS; translated from the coding sequence GTGCCGCGGCCGATTGCCTGGGTCAGCAGCATCAGCGGCGAGGGCCAGCCCAACCTGGCGCCGTTCAGTTTCTTCAATGCCGTGAGTGATCAGCCGGCGGTGCTGATGGTCTCGATCGGTGCGCGGCCTGATCGGGAGAAGGACACCCTGCGGAACATCCGCCAGACCCGTTGCTTTGCGGTGCATGGGGTGGATGAGCGGCTTGCCGGGGCGATGAACATCACCGCCACCGACTTCCCACCCGGCAGCAATGAATTCGAAGCCGCCGGACTGATCGCCGTGCCCGGTACCACGTTCACGATGGCGCTGGGCCAGGTGGTGATGGTGCACGTGCAGGAGCGTTGCCTGGGGGACGTGTTCGAGCTGGTGCGGCCGCGGCTGGGTCTCCCCCATTCGGGGGATGCACAACGGGATGGGCAGAGGAGATCGTGA
- a CDS encoding GAF domain-containing protein, with product MKAPLSERENERLEALRDYRILDTAPERAFDDLTALAAYICDVPIALVSLVDTDRQWFKSTFGLEATETSRDVSFCAHAILEDKILVIEDTHLDARFAANPLVTSEPNIRFYAGVPLLTPEALPLGTLCVIDHRPRELNAAQIRALEGIARQVVTELELRRVSARLAEALEKINLIEGLIPICSYCKAIRNDAGYWSSVEAFIKQHADVSFTHGVCEACIDKHFPEVAEAMRQQDAGHP from the coding sequence ATGAAGGCGCCACTGAGCGAGCGAGAGAACGAGCGGCTGGAAGCCCTTCGCGACTACCGCATCCTCGACACAGCGCCCGAGCGGGCCTTCGACGATCTGACCGCACTGGCGGCCTACATCTGCGATGTGCCCATCGCCCTGGTCAGCCTGGTCGACACGGACCGTCAGTGGTTCAAATCGACGTTCGGCCTGGAGGCCACGGAAACCAGCCGGGACGTCTCCTTCTGTGCCCACGCCATTCTCGAAGACAAGATCCTGGTGATTGAGGACACCCACCTCGATGCGCGCTTCGCCGCCAATCCCCTGGTGACCTCGGAGCCCAACATCCGTTTCTATGCGGGCGTCCCGTTGCTGACGCCGGAGGCCTTGCCCCTGGGCACCCTCTGCGTGATCGACCACAGGCCGAGGGAGCTGAACGCCGCCCAGATCCGGGCCTTGGAGGGGATCGCCCGCCAGGTGGTGACCGAGCTGGAGCTGCGGCGCGTGTCCGCCCGGCTGGCTGAGGCCCTGGAGAAAATCAACCTGATCGAGGGGCTGATCCCGATCTGTTCCTATTGCAAGGCGATCCGCAACGACGCGGGCTACTGGTCGAGTGTGGAGGCCTTCATCAAGCAGCATGCCGATGTGTCCTTCACCCATGGGGTGTGTGAGGCCTGCATCGACAAGCACTTTCCTGAGGTGGCTGAGGCGATGCGCCAGCAGGACGCCGGCCATCCTTGA
- a CDS encoding VOC family protein: MTTPPPTGVPTVLSGLGGLAHIGIRVHDLERSAAFYARLGFQFVAGPIGLEPVAILSHPSGLELNLILNAPTATAANVLMDGPDKPAGLTHFALLCNDLDTAIKELRAVGLEPSAGPVDFGGQARGLFLRDPDRNVIELHQRL, translated from the coding sequence ATGACGACCCCGCCTCCGACTGGCGTTCCAACGGTGCTCTCCGGCCTCGGTGGCTTGGCCCACATCGGGATCCGCGTTCACGACCTGGAGCGATCGGCGGCCTTCTACGCCCGGCTCGGTTTTCAGTTCGTGGCTGGGCCGATCGGCCTTGAACCGGTGGCGATCCTCAGCCACCCCAGCGGCCTGGAACTCAATCTGATCCTCAATGCGCCCACGGCGACCGCGGCCAACGTGCTGATGGACGGCCCTGACAAACCGGCGGGCCTCACCCACTTCGCCCTGCTCTGCAACGACCTGGACACCGCGATCAAGGAGCTGCGGGCCGTGGGCCTGGAGCCCAGCGCCGGGCCGGTGGACTTCGGCGGCCAGGCCCGCGGTTTGTTCCTGCGGGATCCCGACCGCAACGTGATCGAGCTGCACCAGCGGCTCTGA
- a CDS encoding prohibitin family protein — MQSPMRSGADNGFGGLWQLTVAAILVVLLLLTQTVFIVPAGTVAVVTTLGKVTGVPRQPGANFKIPLAQNTSLFDVRTQVKPEQFSTLTKDLQVIQATATVKYAMKPDEAGRVYETIATDDQQIYPRVIQPSLLKALKSVFSQYELVTIATEWNSISELVQEKVADELRKFDYVTVQGLDLTGLQIAEEYRAAIEQKQIAEQQLLRAQTEVLIAEQEAKRYQTLNSSLDDQVLYKLFLDKWDGQTSVVPALPGAAGGGNPVIVNGRR, encoded by the coding sequence ATGCAATCTCCGATGCGCTCCGGCGCAGACAACGGCTTCGGTGGCCTCTGGCAGCTGACCGTTGCGGCGATTCTGGTCGTCCTGCTGCTGCTGACCCAGACGGTGTTCATCGTTCCGGCGGGCACCGTCGCGGTGGTCACCACCCTCGGCAAGGTCACCGGAGTGCCCAGGCAGCCGGGGGCCAACTTCAAGATCCCCCTGGCCCAGAACACCTCGCTGTTCGATGTGCGCACCCAGGTGAAGCCGGAGCAGTTCTCCACCCTCACCAAGGATCTGCAGGTGATCCAGGCCACCGCCACGGTGAAGTACGCCATGAAGCCCGACGAGGCGGGCCGCGTCTACGAAACGATCGCCACGGACGACCAGCAGATCTATCCGCGGGTGATTCAGCCCTCGCTGCTCAAAGCGCTCAAGTCCGTGTTCTCCCAGTACGAACTGGTGACGATCGCCACGGAGTGGAACTCCATCTCCGAACTGGTGCAGGAGAAGGTCGCCGATGAGCTGCGCAAGTTCGACTACGTGACCGTCCAGGGTCTGGATCTGACCGGCCTGCAGATCGCCGAGGAGTACCGCGCCGCGATCGAGCAGAAGCAGATCGCCGAGCAACAGCTGCTGCGGGCCCAGACCGAGGTGCTGATCGCCGAACAGGAGGCCAAGCGCTACCAGACCCTCAACTCCAGCCTCGATGACCAGGTGCTCTACAAACTGTTCCTCGATAAGTGGGATGGCCAGACCTCGGTGGTGCCCGCCCTGCCGGGGGCGGCTGGGGGCGGCAATCCGGTGATCGTCAACGGGCGCCGTTGA
- a CDS encoding DUF427 domain-containing protein: MDSPAAEKASDYPRPPALRVCHSHVLVRALGELLCDTRQSLQVLETFHPPTYYLPPESIALQWLEPVPGRSFCEWKGVAHYFDLVVGTRRIERALWHYPEPSAAFAALAGWFALYPAQMDGCWVDGERVRPQQGGFYGGWITSAVSGPFKGDPLHPELI, translated from the coding sequence ATGGATTCACCAGCCGCGGAGAAAGCCTCCGACTATCCCCGGCCCCCGGCCCTGCGGGTCTGCCACTCCCATGTGCTGGTGCGGGCCCTCGGTGAGCTGCTCTGCGACACCCGGCAGTCGTTGCAGGTGCTTGAGACCTTCCATCCACCCACCTACTACCTACCACCGGAGTCGATCGCGCTGCAATGGCTTGAGCCGGTGCCCGGCCGCAGCTTCTGTGAGTGGAAGGGTGTGGCCCATTACTTCGATCTGGTGGTGGGGACGCGGCGGATCGAGCGGGCCCTCTGGCACTACCCCGAGCCGAGCGCGGCCTTCGCGGCCCTGGCGGGCTGGTTTGCCCTCTATCCAGCCCAGATGGACGGTTGCTGGGTGGATGGGGAACGGGTGCGCCCCCAACAAGGGGGCTTTTATGGCGGCTGGATCACCAGTGCCGTCAGCGGCCCGTTCAAGGGAGATCCCCTCCACCCGGAGCTGATCTGA